The sequence GTTGCTGATGAACGCGGTTTCGACCAGCACGCTCGGAATGTCGGGCGCCTTGAGCACCGCGAAGCTGGCTTGCTCGACCCGGGGCTTGTGCAGCTTGCCGACATTGCCGATCTCGCCCAGCATGGCGCTGCCCAGCTTCATGCTGTCATTGATCTGCGCCGTGGTACTCATGTCAAACATCGCGCGCTGCACCTGCGCATCCTTGGCCTTGACATTGATGCCGCCCACCAGGTCGGCCGAGTTTTCCTTGTCGGCAATCCAGCGTGCCGCGCTGCTGGACGCGCCTTTTTCGCTCAGCGCAAAGACGCTGGCACCCTGCGGTGTCTCGGTAAAGAAGGCGTCGGCATGCAGGCTGATGAACAAGTCGGCCTTCACGCTGCGCGCCTTTTGCACCCGCACATGCAGCGGCACGAAAAAATCGGCGTCGCGCGTCAGATAGGCGCGCATGTTGGGCTGCTGGTTGATGCGGTCGCGCAGGCGGTGCGCAATCTGCAGCACCACATCCTTTTCACGCGTGCCGCCGGGGCCGATGGCGCCGGGGTCTTCGCCGCCATGGCCCGGGTCGAGGGCGACGATGACCAGTCGGTCGGTCTTGTTGCCAAAGTCAGGCGCCGAATCGCTGCCTGAAAAGCTTGGCGCCTCGACCTGGGGCCTGGGTGGCGGCAGGTTGACCGGAGGACGCTCTTTTTCCACCGATGCAACCACCGGCGGCCGGGGAATGACCGGCCGGCCGGCGTTGGCGGCGATGCTTGCAGGCGGCACGGCAGCCAAAGGCGCGGAAGGCGAGGGCGTGGCAGCGGCCTTGCCCGATTGCTGC comes from Polaromonas naphthalenivorans CJ2 and encodes:
- a CDS encoding N-acetylmuramoyl-L-alanine amidase: MKNNKSPEGSSRRHVLQMGGIVLLLGTQHIARGATIVAVRVWPSKDYTRLTIESDTEIKARQFFIPEPPRLAVDIEGIDLIPALRELVAKVKSDDPNISGIRVGQNAPGVVRLVMDLKKPMLPQVFSLAPVAAYQHRLVFDLYPAQPVDPLEALIAERLADNTAKPAAAAPAPAAPTAPPPAMAATAPPPNPTAGTGSNDPLGNLMAQQSGKAAATPSPSAPLAAVPPASIAANAGRPVIPRPPVVASVEKERPPVNLPPPRPQVEAPSFSGSDSAPDFGNKTDRLVIVALDPGHGGEDPGAIGPGGTREKDVVLQIAHRLRDRINQQPNMRAYLTRDADFFVPLHVRVQKARSVKADLFISLHADAFFTETPQGASVFALSEKGASSSAARWIADKENSADLVGGINVKAKDAQVQRAMFDMSTTAQINDSMKLGSAMLGEIGNVGKLHKPRVEQASFAVLKAPDIPSVLVETAFISNPMEEARLRSDGYQIQLADALMRGISRYFAKNPPLARNRAL